In Juglans regia cultivar Chandler chromosome 13, Walnut 2.0, whole genome shotgun sequence, the following proteins share a genomic window:
- the LOC108996343 gene encoding UDP-glycosyltransferase 84B1-like, with product MVLINEQNEETHVLMVAFASQGHINPLLRLGKRLVSKGLHVSLAITEIFLHRMLKSSAFSSSSSSTSINSISGIQLLFFSDGFSIDYDRKASLDHYVETLGKAGPVNLSNLIKDHFHRNHKKLSCIINNPFVPWVANVALEHNIPCAMLWIQPCALYAIYYRFYNNLNPFPNLANPEISVELPGLPLLQIQDLPSFVLPSNPFGSVPKLFAEMFQNIKKLKWVLGNSFFELEKEAIDSMSELCPILPVGPLVPPSLLGEDQNLDVGAIDMWQPHETCMEWLDHQPPSSVIYVSFGSIIVLSARHLESIATALKNSKRPFLWVVKVSENPTPDGDGVLPTGFLEETKDQGLIVAWSPQTKVLAHPAIACFLTHCGWNSMLEAIAAGVPLIAYPQWTDQPTNAKLIVDVLKVGVRLRPESDGVVTTEEVEKCIAEIMAGPRSEEFKKNSEEFKRVARMTVADGGSSDLNLNVFVDDVIGNSCRSSSKEIVSDGSAAVEE from the coding sequence ATGGTGTTGATCAATGAGCAAAATGAAGAAACTCATGTGCTAATGGTGGCCTTTGCCTCTCAAGGTCATATCAACCCTTTGCTTAGACTAGGAAAACGCCTCGTCTCCAAGGGCCTCCATGTCTCCCTAGCCATCACTGAAATATTCCTGCACCGTATGCTCAAGTCTTCagccttctcctcctcctcctcctccactagCATCAATTCCATCTCCGGAATCCAGCTACTCTTCTTCTCTGACGGCTTTAGCATCGACTATGACCGTAAGGCCAGTCTTGACCACTACGTGGAGACCCTAGGCAAAGCCGGACCGGTTAACCTCTCAAACCTTATCAAAGATCATTTCCATCGGAATCACAAAAAGCTTTCTTGTATTATAAATAATCCATTTGTGCCCTGGGTAGCCAACGTTGCCCTTGAGCACAACATTCCATGCGCCATGCTATGGATTCAACCGTGTGCTCTCTATGCAATTTACTACCGCTTTTATAACAACCTCAACCCCTTTCCTAATCTAGCAAACCCAGAAATCAGTGTTGAATTACCGGGCCTGCCGTTGTTACAGATACAAGACCTACCTTCCTTTGTTCTTCCTTCAAACCCATTTGGTAGCGTTCCGAAGCTATTTGCGGAGATGTTCCAAAACATAAAGAAGCTGAAGTGGGTTCTGGGTAACTCCTTTTTTGAGCTTGAGAAGGAAGCCATTGATTCCATGTCTGAGCTCTGCCCAATACTGCCTGTTGGTCCTTTAGTCCCTCCTTCACTGCTTGGTGAGGATCAAAATCTTGATGTCGGTGCTATCGATATGTGGCAACCTCATGAAACTTGCATGGAGTGGCTCGACCATCAACCACCCTCTTCAGTTATCTACGTTTCCTTCGGCAGCATCATCGTGTTGTCTGCTAGGCATTTGGAGAGCATTGCAACAGCCCTCAAGAATTCTAAACGTCCATTTCTTTGGGTGGTTAAGGTCTCTGAAAACCCAACGCCAGACGGTGACGGAGTACTGCCGACCGGGTTTCTGGAAGAAACAAAAGACCAAGGCCTTATCGTGGCATGGAGTCCTCAAACAAAGGTTTTAGCCCACCCCGCTATCGCTTGCTTCTTAACACATTGCGGGTGGAATTCCATGCTAGAGGCCATAGCTGCAGGGGTGCCGTTGATTGCATACCCGCAGTGGACTGACCAGCCAACAAATGCAAAGCTTattgttgatgttttaaagGTTGGTGTGAGGCTTAGGCCGGAAAGCGATGGAGTTGTCACAACGgaggaagttgaaaaatgtatCGCAGAAATTATGGCTGGGCCGAGATCAgaagaatttaagaaaaattccgAGGAGTTCAAACGGGTGGCTAGGATGACGGTGGCTGACGGCGGCTCCTCGGACCTGAATTTGAATGTTTTTGTGGACGACGTTATTGGCAATTCTTGTAGGAGCTCGTCCAAAGAAATTGTGTCCGACGGGTCTGCAGCCGTGGAGGAGTAG
- the LOC108996163 gene encoding uncharacterized mitochondrial protein AtMg00810-like has translation MEQPLGYVDPKYPSHVCRLRRALYGLKQAPRAWFHRFSVFLLAIGFSCSRADSSLFVLSKGADLIYLLLYVDDIVVTSNNSFLLNTFISKLSKEFATKDMGSLNYFLGLEAYRTSSGLFLSQAKYAHEILQRAKLVDSKPVSTPMVVAHHLSIDGPVFDDPSLYQSLVGALQYLTITRPDLTHVVSAVSQYMHKPSLCHFQAVKRILRYIKGTLRYGLSFTPSSSRDILAYSDVDWAGCLDTRRSISGYVIYLGDNLVSWRSKKQPTVSRSSCESEYRALVSTAAEVKWLGHLLRDLKVISSSSPLLFCDNQSSIFLVANPVSHSRSKHIELNYHFVRELVASGQLRLQYVPTNLQLADIFTKSLSRPAFIFFRSKLRIQDSQTLGLRGVLRLLIKIKNQIKIPSKIKISYEPETDVITETFLNSDLSRVYVKTKL, from the coding sequence atggagcaacctcTAGGATATGTTGATCCTAAATATCCCTCTCATGTCTGCAGGTTACGTCGAGCTTTATATGGGCTCAAACAAGCTCCCCGAGCATGGTTTCATCGGTTTAGTGTCTTTCTTCTTGCTATTGGGTTTTCCTGCAGTAGGGCTGACTCTTCTTTGTTTGTTCTTTCTAAGGGTGCTGATTTAATCtatcttttattatatgttgatgatattgtcgTGACCAGTAAcaattcatttcttcttaatACTTTTATTAGCAAACTATCCAAGGAATTTGCCACCAAGGACATGGgctcattaaattattttttgggccTCGAAGCATATCGGACTTCCTCTGGTCTCTTTCTCAGTCAGGCTAAATATGCACATGAAATATTGCAGCGTGCCAAACTCGTTGATAGTAAGCCCGTAAGCACTCCCATGGTCGTTGCACATCACCTATCCATTGATGGTCCTGTCTTTGATGATCCTTCACTCTACCAGTCACTTGTTGGTGCTCTTCAATATCTCACTATCACTCGGCCAGATCTTACTCATGTTGTCTCTGCCGTAAGTCAATACATGCACAAGCCTTCACTTTGCCACTTCCAGGCTGTTAAAAGGATACTACGCTACATTAAAGGAACCTTGCGGTATGGTCTTTCATTCACCCCATCTTCTTCTCGTGATATCCTCGCTTACTCGGATGTTGATTGGGCCGGTTGTCTTGACACACGACGATCTATCTCTGGCTATGTTATTTATCTTGGTGATAACCTTGTCTCTTGGCGTTCCAAGAAACAACCGACGGTGTCTCGTTCAAGTTGCGAATCAGAATATCGAGCGCTCGTCAGCACTGCTGCCGAAGTCAAGTGGCTTGGACATCTTCTTCGTGATCTCAAGGTGATatcttcctcttctccacttctattttgtgataatcaaagcTCCATCTTTCTTGTAGCAAATCCAGTCTCTCACAGTCGCTCGAAGCATATTGAGctcaattatcattttgtgcGCGAATTGGTGGCTTCCGGACAACTTCGACTTCAATATGTACCTACCAATCTCCAGCTTGCTGACATATTTACCAAGAGCCTTAGTCGTCCTGCATTCATATTCTTTCGTTCCAAGCTTCGCATCCAGGACTCTCAAACGCTAGGCTTGCGGGGGGTATTACGGTTACTAATCAAGATCAAGAACCAGATCAAGATTCCATCCAAGATCAAGATCTCTTATGAACCGGAAACGGATGTAATTACGGAAACATTTCTTAACTCAGACTTATCACGTGTATATGTAAAAACTAAGTTATAA
- the LOC108996303 gene encoding gallate 1-beta-glucosyltransferase-like: MGSEAVVHVLLISFPGQGHVNPLLRLGKRLASKGLLVTFSTPESIGKQMRKASNITDEPAPVGEGFIRFEFFEDGWDEDEPRRQDLDQYLPQLELVGKEIFPEMIRRNAEQGRPISCLINNPFIPWVSDVAESVGLPSAMLWVQSCACFAAYYHYYHGLVPFPSETEPFIDIQLPCMPLLKYDEVPSFLYPTTPYPFLRRAILGQYRNLDKPFCILMDTFQELEHDIIEYMSKFCPIKTVGPLFKNPTAQNANVRGDFMKADDCIEWLDSKPPQSVVYISFGSVVYLTQAQVDEIAHGILNSGVSFLWVMKPPHKDAGYELLVLPEGFLEKAGDRGRVVQWSPQEQVLAHPSVACFVTHCGWNSTMESLTSGMPVVAFPQWGDQVTDAVYLVDVFKTGVRMCRGEAENKVITRDEVQRCLLEATVGTKAEEMKQNALKWKAVADAAVAEGGSSDRNIQAFVDEVRKRSMALTIRSTTNGVEDFANKSATNGLADLVELKDNNGNANLVVS; this comes from the coding sequence ATGGGATCTGAAGCTGTGGTCCATGTTCTTCTGATATCTTTCCCAGGACAAGGCCATGTTAACCCTCTACTCAGGCTTGGCAAGCGCCTTGCTTCAAAGGGTTTGCTTGTAACGTTCTCCACCCCAGAAAGTATTGGCAAACAGATGCGAAAAGCCAGCAATATCACTGACGAGCCTGCCCCAGTTGGCGAGGGATTCATCCGCTTCGAGTTCTTCGAAGATGGATGGGACGAGGACGAGCCAAGGCGCCAAGACTTGGACCAGTACTTACCCCAACTGGAGCTCGTTGGCAAGGAGATCTTCCCCGAGATGATAAGGAGAAACGCAGAACAGGGACGCCCCATCTCTTGCCTAATCAACAACCCTTTTATTCCTTGGGTTTCGGATGTGGCTGAGAGCGTTGGCCTCCCTTCAGCCATGCTTTGGGTACAATCTTGTGCGTGCTTCGCCGCGTACTACCACTACTACCACGGCTTAGTCCCTTTCCCTTCCGAAACCGAACCCTTTATTGATATTCAATTGCCTTGCATGCCACTTCTGAAGTATGACGAAGTTCCAAGCTTCTTGTACCCTACCACTCCGTACCCGTTCTTGAGGAGGGCCATCCTGGGCCAGTACAGGAACTTGGACAAACCCTTCTGCATATTGATGGATACGTTCCAGGAACTGGAGCACGATATCATCGAGTACATGTCCAAATTCTGCCCTATCAAAACTGTCGGGCCTCTCTTCAAGAACCCCACGGCTCAGAACGCAAACGTCCGCGGAGACTTCATGAAGGCCGATGACTGCATAGAGTGGCTGGACTCAAAGCCACCCCAATCAGTTGTGTACATCTCTTTCGGCAGCGTCGTTTACTTGACTCAAGCCCAGGTGGACGAGATAGCTCACGGGATCTTGAACTCTGGGGTCTCGTTCTTATGGGTCATGAAACCGCCACACAAAGACGCTGGCTACGAACTGCTCGTTCTTCCAGAAGGATTCTTGGAGAAAGCTGGGGACAGAGGCAGGGTGGTCCAATGGAGCCCACAAGAGCAAGTGTTGGCGCACCCCTCCGTTGCATGCTTCGTCACACACTGCGGATGGAACTCGACCATGGAGTCACTCACCTCAGGCATGCCGGTGGTGGCTTTCCCGCAATGGGGTGACCAAGTCACGGACGCAGTGTACTTGGTAGATGTGTTCAAGACTGGGGTGAGAATGTGCCGAGGTGAGGCCGAGAACAAGGTGATTACTAGGGATGAGGTGCAGAGGTGCTTGCTGGAGGCCACGGTGGGGACCAAGGCAGAGGAGATGAAGCAGAACGCATTGAAGTGGAAGGCCGTGGCGGATGCTGCGGTGGCGGAGGGTGGTTCCTCCGACCGGAATATTCAAGCCTTCGTGGACGAGGTGAGAAAGAGAAGCATGGCTCTCACCATTAGGTCAACTACTAACGGGGTTGAAGATTTCGCCAATAAGTCAGCCACCAATGGGCTTGCAGATTTAGTCGAGTTAAAGGATAATAATGGGAACGCCAACTTGGTTGTATCCTAA